One genomic segment of Protaetiibacter intestinalis includes these proteins:
- the ppgK gene encoding polyphosphate--glucose phosphotransferase, with translation MSTLAVGIDIGGTGIKGALVDVASGELAGDRVKVPTPEGGDPDAVLAAVAGMVAGFGSEADGVPVGVCFPAIVRHGRTMSAANVSKRWIGLEADRLFETALGRRIHFVNDADAAGVAEARFGAAAGVDGLVIVTTLGTGIGSAFLYDGVLVPNTELGHLQLKGRDAERLASFSAKERGHLSWRRWADRLQLFYGTVEFLFSPELFIVGGGVSKNHEEFLPLLELTTPIVPATLRNNAGILGAAWLAAGPHAR, from the coding sequence ATGAGCACACTGGCCGTCGGCATCGACATCGGAGGCACCGGCATCAAGGGCGCCCTCGTGGACGTCGCCAGCGGCGAACTCGCGGGCGACCGGGTCAAGGTGCCCACCCCCGAGGGTGGCGATCCGGATGCCGTGCTCGCCGCCGTGGCCGGGATGGTCGCCGGCTTCGGCTCGGAGGCCGACGGCGTGCCGGTGGGGGTCTGCTTCCCCGCGATCGTGCGGCACGGCCGCACGATGTCGGCCGCCAACGTCTCGAAGCGCTGGATCGGCCTCGAGGCCGACCGGCTGTTCGAGACGGCGCTCGGGCGCCGCATCCACTTCGTCAACGACGCGGATGCGGCGGGCGTCGCCGAGGCCCGCTTCGGGGCGGCCGCCGGCGTCGACGGGCTCGTGATCGTGACGACCCTCGGCACCGGCATCGGCAGCGCCTTCCTCTACGACGGCGTGCTCGTGCCCAACACCGAGCTCGGCCACCTGCAGCTGAAGGGTCGGGATGCCGAGCGTCTCGCCTCGTTCTCGGCGAAGGAGCGCGGGCACCTCAGTTGGCGGCGCTGGGCCGACCGGCTGCAGCTGTTCTACGGCACGGTCGAGTTCCTGTTCTCGCCGGAGCTGTTCATCGTCGGCGGCGGGGTGTCGAAGAACCACGAGGAGTTCCTGCCGCTGCTGGAGCTCACGACCCCCATCGTGCCCGCGACGCTGCGCAACAACGCCGGCATCCTGGGCGCCGCGTGGCTCGCGGCGG
- the map gene encoding type I methionyl aminopeptidase produces MPRDAAGHLVAGRLSPRRAVPASIPRPEYVGRPGPRAFTGSDVYSPADVERIRTSGRIAAQAVEAVRAAVRPGVTTDELDAIAHDFLVAHDAYPSTLGYRGYPKSCCTSLNEVICHGIPDDTVLEDGDILNVDITAYHDGMHGDLNATFLVGDVAPEARELVERTRLALERGIKAVAPGREINVIGRAIESYARRFGYGVVRDYTGHGVGSAFHTGLIVPHYDAAPRYDTVMEVGMVFTIEPMLTLGTPEHPGTADWDEWDDEWTITTRDKSLTAQFEHTLVVTETGADILTLP; encoded by the coding sequence ATGCCTCGCGACGCAGCCGGTCACCTCGTCGCGGGCAGACTGTCGCCCCGGCGCGCGGTGCCCGCCTCCATCCCGCGGCCCGAGTACGTGGGCCGACCGGGGCCGCGCGCGTTCACGGGCTCCGACGTGTACTCCCCCGCCGACGTCGAGCGCATCCGCACGAGCGGACGGATCGCGGCGCAGGCCGTCGAGGCCGTCCGCGCCGCCGTGCGCCCCGGCGTCACGACCGACGAGCTCGACGCGATCGCGCACGACTTCCTCGTCGCGCACGACGCCTACCCGTCGACCCTCGGCTACCGGGGCTACCCGAAGTCGTGCTGCACCTCGCTCAACGAGGTGATCTGCCACGGGATCCCCGACGACACCGTGCTCGAGGACGGCGACATCCTCAACGTCGACATCACCGCCTACCACGACGGCATGCACGGCGACCTCAACGCGACCTTCCTGGTGGGCGACGTCGCCCCGGAGGCCCGCGAGCTCGTCGAGCGCACCCGGCTCGCGCTCGAGCGCGGCATCAAGGCCGTCGCGCCGGGCCGGGAGATCAACGTCATCGGCCGCGCGATCGAGAGCTACGCCCGCCGCTTCGGCTACGGCGTGGTGCGCGACTACACCGGCCACGGCGTCGGCAGCGCCTTCCACACCGGGCTCATCGTGCCCCACTACGACGCGGCGCCGCGCTACGACACCGTCATGGAGGTCGGCATGGTGTTCACGATCGAGCCCATGCTGACCCTCGGCACACCCGAGCACCCCGGCACCGCCGACTGGGACGAGTGGGACGACGAGTGGACCATCACGACGCGCGACAAGAGCCTCACCGCCCAGTTCGAGCACACCCTCGTCGTCACCGAGACCGGCGCCGACATCCTGACCCTTCCCTGA
- a CDS encoding methionine aminopeptidase: protein MADWWYNHRTGQVEEGPQSLGSDRDGPYATREEAERAPEIAAERARAWAAEDEEG from the coding sequence ATGGCCGACTGGTGGTACAACCACAGGACCGGACAGGTCGAGGAGGGCCCCCAGTCGCTGGGCTCGGACCGCGACGGCCCCTACGCGACCCGCGAGGAGGCCGAGCGCGCCCCCGAGATCGCGGCGGAGCGCGCCCGCGCCTGGGCGGCGGAGGACGAAGAGGGCTGA
- a CDS encoding DUF72 domain-containing protein: protein MAVARVGMAGWTYAPWRGDFYPRGLRQADELRYASERVTSIELNGSFYALQKPASWVKWRAETPDDFVFAVKAPRFITHIRRLDDVAEPLADFLASGILGLGPKLGPILWQLPPSLEYDPETIAAFLALLPHDTGSALESARGRSERMRGRELLEIDEVRPLRHAIEPRAYSFDDQEFADQAAAAGVAVVLGDSAGRWPRLDWVTADFAYARLHGDEELYTSGYDAAGLDEWEEWTRDHLDHDRDVHVYFDNDQKVRAPFDAMSLLERLAR from the coding sequence ATGGCCGTCGCACGCGTGGGCATGGCCGGCTGGACCTATGCGCCCTGGCGCGGCGACTTCTACCCGAGGGGTCTGCGGCAGGCCGACGAACTGCGTTACGCGTCGGAGCGGGTGACCTCGATCGAGCTCAACGGCTCGTTCTACGCACTGCAGAAGCCCGCGAGCTGGGTGAAGTGGCGCGCCGAGACGCCCGACGACTTCGTCTTCGCGGTCAAGGCGCCGCGCTTCATCACGCACATCCGCCGGCTCGACGACGTCGCCGAGCCGCTCGCCGACTTTCTCGCCTCCGGCATCCTCGGCCTCGGCCCGAAGCTCGGACCGATCCTCTGGCAGCTGCCGCCGAGCCTCGAGTACGACCCGGAGACGATCGCCGCCTTCCTCGCGCTGCTGCCGCACGACACCGGCTCGGCGCTCGAGTCCGCGCGCGGCCGAAGCGAGCGGATGCGGGGCAGGGAGCTGCTCGAGATCGACGAGGTGCGGCCGCTCCGTCACGCCATCGAGCCGCGCGCATACAGCTTCGATGACCAGGAGTTCGCCGACCAGGCCGCGGCAGCGGGGGTCGCCGTGGTGCTCGGCGACTCGGCCGGGCGCTGGCCGCGACTCGACTGGGTGACCGCCGACTTCGCCTACGCGCGCCTGCACGGCGACGAGGAGCTCTACACCTCGGGCTACGACGCGGCGGGTCTCGACGAGTGGGAGGAGTGGACGCGCGACCACCTCGACCACGATCGCGACGTCCACGTGTACTTCGACAACGACCAGAAGGTCCGAGCGCCGTTCGACGCGATGTCGCTGCTCGAGAGGCTCGCCCGATGA
- the panB gene encoding 3-methyl-2-oxobutanoate hydroxymethyltransferase, with protein sequence MADEVVKKVRTRHFQNAKANGIKITGLTSYDQLTAAIFDKAGIDFLLVGDSAGNNVFGYDTTLPVTVDQLIPLTRAVAGAVKRAFVVADMPFGSYETGPDEALHTAFRFMKETGAHAVKLEGGVRSAEQIRRIVSAGIPVMAHIGFTPQSEHQLGGHVIQGRGERVEQLLADAHAVEEAGAFAVVLEMVPAEAARRVTEELTIPTISVGAGPHTDGQLLVWTDWAGLTSGRIPKFVRQYADLTGVLTDAARTWTADVASGAYPGPEHSYED encoded by the coding sequence ATGGCAGACGAGGTCGTCAAGAAGGTCCGCACCCGGCATTTCCAGAACGCCAAGGCGAACGGCATCAAGATCACCGGGCTCACGAGCTACGACCAGCTCACCGCCGCCATCTTCGACAAGGCGGGCATCGACTTCCTGCTCGTGGGCGACTCGGCGGGCAACAACGTCTTCGGCTACGACACGACGCTCCCCGTCACGGTCGACCAGCTCATCCCGCTCACGCGCGCCGTCGCGGGCGCCGTGAAGCGCGCGTTCGTCGTCGCCGACATGCCCTTCGGCTCCTACGAGACCGGGCCCGACGAGGCTCTGCACACCGCCTTCCGCTTCATGAAGGAGACCGGCGCCCACGCCGTCAAGCTCGAGGGCGGCGTGCGCTCGGCAGAGCAGATCCGCCGCATCGTGTCGGCCGGCATCCCGGTGATGGCGCACATCGGCTTCACCCCCCAGAGCGAGCACCAGCTCGGCGGCCACGTCATCCAGGGCCGCGGGGAGCGCGTCGAGCAGCTGCTCGCCGACGCCCACGCCGTCGAGGAGGCGGGCGCGTTCGCGGTGGTGCTCGAGATGGTGCCCGCGGAGGCGGCGCGCCGGGTGACCGAGGAGCTCACGATCCCGACGATCTCCGTCGGAGCCGGCCCCCACACGGACGGACAGCTCCTCGTCTGGACCGACTGGGCGGGCCTGACCTCCGGTCGGATCCCGAAGTTCGTGCGGCAGTACGCCGACCTGACGGGGGTGCTCACGGACGCCGCGCGCACCTGGACCGCCGATGTCGCCTCCGGCGCCTACCCCGGCCCGGAGCACTCCTACGAGGACTGA
- a CDS encoding lysoplasmalogenase family protein gives MRRVPLVLGAFAPFLAVSAFHLAVKLAGLVELDRATKGLTVPALILGVGIVLLIGRLWLPLPVLLTLLAGLVLSWIGDITLTDFVVGLSFFLAAHVAYMALFLVGFRRRPSWWSLGLLAWYAGLLVALVPSLGELTGIVAAYGAALALMAALSTRGNLFTMLGGTLFVASDSLLAFRLFTPLFQTPPEDTLIMGLYLAAQLCIVLGALRLATPRTPAARRDAEAAA, from the coding sequence ATGCGACGGGTCCCGCTGGTGCTCGGTGCGTTCGCACCGTTCCTGGCGGTGTCGGCCTTCCACCTCGCGGTCAAGCTCGCGGGACTCGTCGAACTGGATCGTGCCACCAAGGGCCTCACGGTCCCCGCCCTGATCCTCGGGGTGGGGATCGTGCTGCTCATCGGGCGGCTGTGGTTGCCGCTCCCCGTGCTGCTGACCCTGCTCGCGGGCCTCGTGCTGTCGTGGATCGGCGACATCACGCTCACCGACTTCGTGGTCGGGCTGAGCTTCTTCCTGGCGGCGCACGTGGCCTACATGGCGCTCTTCCTCGTCGGATTCCGGCGACGGCCGAGCTGGTGGTCGCTCGGGCTCCTCGCCTGGTACGCGGGGCTGCTCGTCGCCCTCGTGCCGTCGCTCGGCGAGCTCACGGGCATCGTGGCCGCCTACGGCGCGGCGCTCGCCCTCATGGCGGCGCTCTCGACGCGCGGCAACCTCTTCACGATGCTCGGCGGCACCCTCTTCGTCGCGAGCGACTCGCTGCTCGCCTTCCGCCTCTTCACCCCGCTGTTCCAGACCCCGCCCGAGGACACCCTCATCATGGGCCTCTACCTCGCAGCCCAGCTCTGCATCGTGCTCGGTGCGCTCCGGCTCGCGACCCCGCGCACCCCGGCGGCGCGGCGCGACGCGGAGGCCGCGGCCTAG
- the gdhA gene encoding NADP-specific glutamate dehydrogenase, producing the protein MNLPSYVESVYRTAVARNAGEPEFHQALHEVLESVGPVLEHHPEYVEAGILERLVEPERQIIFRVPWTDDEGRVQVNRGFRVQFNSALGPYKGGLRFHPSVNLGIIKFLGFEQILKNALTGQGIGGAKGGSDFDPHGRSDREIERFSQSFMSELYRHLGEHTDVPAGDIGVGAREIGYLFGQYRKITNRHESGMFTGKGVQWGGAEVRTEATGYGAVFFLQEMLARRGEGLEGRTAIVSGSGNVALYAIEKLHQLGAKALTASDSSGYVVDEAGIDLELLKQLKEVERARIAEYAERRPSARFVPDARVWEVPGDVALPSATQNELDGDDAAALIRGGVIAVSEGANMPSTPEAIAAFQEAGVLFAPGKAANAGGVATSALEMSQNASRQHWGFDDSEARLHQIMRDIHGAAYDASERYGRPGDYVLGANAAGFVRVADAMLAQGLI; encoded by the coding sequence GTGAATCTTCCCTCCTACGTCGAGTCCGTCTACCGCACCGCCGTCGCGCGGAACGCCGGTGAGCCCGAGTTCCACCAGGCCCTCCACGAGGTGCTCGAATCCGTCGGCCCGGTGCTCGAGCACCACCCCGAGTACGTCGAGGCCGGCATCCTCGAGCGGCTCGTCGAGCCCGAGCGCCAGATCATCTTCCGCGTGCCGTGGACCGACGACGAAGGTCGCGTGCAGGTGAACCGCGGATTCCGCGTGCAGTTCAACTCGGCCCTCGGCCCGTACAAGGGCGGGCTGCGGTTCCACCCGAGCGTCAACCTCGGCATCATCAAGTTCCTCGGCTTCGAGCAGATCCTCAAGAACGCCCTCACCGGTCAGGGCATCGGCGGCGCGAAGGGCGGCAGCGACTTCGACCCGCACGGCCGCAGCGACCGCGAGATCGAGCGCTTCTCGCAGAGCTTCATGTCGGAGCTGTACCGCCACCTCGGCGAGCACACGGACGTGCCCGCGGGCGACATCGGCGTCGGCGCGCGCGAGATCGGCTACCTGTTCGGGCAGTACCGCAAGATCACCAACCGTCACGAATCGGGCATGTTCACCGGCAAGGGCGTGCAGTGGGGCGGCGCCGAGGTGCGCACCGAGGCAACCGGCTACGGCGCGGTGTTCTTCCTGCAGGAGATGCTCGCCCGCCGCGGCGAGGGCCTCGAGGGCCGCACGGCGATCGTGTCGGGCTCCGGCAACGTCGCCCTCTACGCGATCGAGAAGCTCCACCAGCTCGGCGCGAAGGCGCTCACCGCATCCGACTCCTCGGGCTACGTCGTCGACGAGGCCGGCATCGACCTCGAGCTGCTCAAGCAGCTCAAGGAGGTCGAGCGCGCCCGGATCGCCGAGTACGCGGAACGCCGCCCCTCGGCGCGCTTCGTGCCGGACGCACGCGTCTGGGAGGTGCCGGGCGACGTCGCGCTGCCCTCCGCCACCCAGAACGAGCTCGACGGCGACGACGCCGCTGCCCTCATCCGGGGCGGGGTGATCGCGGTCAGCGAGGGCGCCAACATGCCGAGCACCCCGGAGGCGATCGCCGCGTTCCAGGAGGCGGGCGTGCTGTTCGCGCCGGGCAAGGCCGCCAACGCGGGCGGCGTCGCCACCTCCGCGCTCGAGATGAGCCAGAACGCCTCGCGCCAGCACTGGGGCTTCGACGACAGCGAGGCACGGCTGCACCAGATCATGCGCGACATCCACGGCGCCGCGTACGACGCATCCGAGCGCTACGGCCGCCCCGGCGACTACGTGCTCGGCGCGAACGCCGCGGGCTTCGTGCGGGTCGCGGACGCGATGCTCGCCCAGGGCCTCATCTGA
- a CDS encoding NAD+ synthase → MPRLRLALAQSNPLVGDLAGNADLIVASARAASEAGAELLATGEMALTGYPIEDLAAQPGFLRAASEAVPALARRLDEEGFGELIVVVGHPEGPFAPRLLGTSNAPTAIAQNCASVLHRGRVVARYAKHHLPNYSVFDEYRVFIPGDELLVLRIRGVDVALIICEDLWRDGGPVGRVLDADAGLLLVVNASPFERDKDEVRLPLVTRRATETRTIVAYVNIVGGQDDLVFDGDSVVVDETGRILARAPQFREHLLVVDVEPDAAGEVPELENVRRVVIDAEAPELSPELSPDIAELPDDREQLWNALVLGLRDYVEKNRFPSVVLGLSGGIDSAVCAALAADALGADRVHGVSMPSRYSSEGSRSDADDLAERIGLHYSVEPIAELVHPVEEQLALTGVAAENLQARIRGIILMAKSNMDGHLVLTTGNKTELAVGYSTIYGDSAGGFAPLKDVPKTLVWELARWRNAHAAARGETPPIPENSISKPPSAELRPDQTDQDSLPPYPLLDAILEAYVTRRLGRTDIVALGYDAETVDFVTRLVDRSEWKRRQGAIGPKISGMAFGRDRRLPITYRPGA, encoded by the coding sequence ATGCCCCGCCTGCGATTGGCACTTGCGCAGTCCAACCCGCTGGTCGGCGACCTCGCGGGGAACGCCGACCTCATCGTGGCGTCCGCGCGCGCCGCATCCGAGGCCGGAGCCGAACTGCTCGCGACCGGCGAGATGGCCCTCACGGGCTATCCCATCGAGGATCTCGCGGCGCAGCCGGGCTTCCTGCGGGCCGCATCCGAGGCGGTCCCGGCACTCGCCCGCCGCCTCGACGAGGAGGGGTTCGGCGAGCTCATCGTCGTGGTCGGCCACCCCGAGGGGCCGTTCGCACCGCGGCTGCTCGGCACGAGCAACGCGCCCACCGCGATCGCCCAGAACTGCGCCTCGGTGCTGCACCGCGGCCGGGTCGTCGCCCGCTACGCGAAGCACCACCTGCCGAACTACTCGGTCTTCGACGAGTACCGCGTCTTCATCCCGGGCGACGAGCTGCTCGTGCTGCGCATCCGCGGCGTCGACGTGGCCCTCATCATCTGCGAGGACCTCTGGCGCGACGGCGGGCCCGTCGGCCGGGTGCTCGACGCGGATGCCGGGCTGCTGCTCGTCGTGAACGCCTCGCCGTTCGAGCGCGACAAGGACGAGGTGCGCCTGCCGCTCGTCACGCGCCGGGCGACCGAGACGCGCACGATCGTCGCCTACGTCAACATCGTCGGCGGCCAGGACGACCTCGTCTTCGACGGCGACTCGGTCGTCGTCGACGAGACGGGCCGCATCCTGGCGCGCGCCCCGCAGTTCCGCGAGCACCTGCTCGTCGTCGACGTGGAGCCGGATGCCGCGGGCGAGGTCCCCGAGCTCGAGAACGTTCGGCGCGTGGTGATCGACGCCGAGGCACCCGAGCTCTCCCCCGAGCTCTCCCCCGACATCGCCGAGCTCCCCGACGACCGCGAGCAGCTCTGGAACGCGCTCGTGCTGGGACTGCGCGACTACGTCGAGAAGAACCGCTTCCCGAGCGTCGTGCTCGGCCTCTCCGGCGGCATCGATTCGGCCGTCTGCGCGGCGCTCGCGGCCGACGCGCTCGGGGCCGACCGTGTGCACGGCGTGAGCATGCCGAGCCGCTACAGCTCCGAGGGTTCGCGCTCGGATGCCGACGACCTCGCCGAGCGGATCGGCCTGCACTACTCGGTGGAGCCGATCGCCGAGCTCGTGCACCCCGTCGAGGAGCAGCTCGCCCTCACCGGGGTCGCCGCCGAGAACCTGCAGGCGCGCATCCGCGGCATCATCCTCATGGCGAAGTCGAACATGGACGGCCATCTCGTGCTCACGACCGGCAACAAGACGGAGCTCGCGGTCGGCTACTCGACCATCTACGGCGACTCGGCGGGCGGGTTCGCCCCCCTCAAGGACGTGCCGAAGACGCTCGTCTGGGAGCTCGCGCGCTGGCGCAACGCGCACGCCGCCGCCCGCGGCGAGACGCCCCCCATCCCGGAGAACTCCATCTCGAAGCCGCCGAGCGCGGAGCTGCGTCCCGACCAGACCGACCAGGATTCGCTGCCCCCGTATCCGCTGCTCGACGCGATCCTGGAGGCCTACGTGACACGGCGCCTCGGCCGCACCGACATCGTCGCCCTCGGCTACGATGCGGAGACGGTCGACTTCGTCACCCGTCTCGTCGACCGTTCAGAGTGGAAGCGCCGGCAGGGTGCCATCGGGCCGAAGATCTCGGGCATGGCGTTCGGCCGCGACCGCCGGCTTCCCATCACGTACCGCCCCGGGGCCTGA
- a CDS encoding glutamine synthetase family protein, with amino-acid sequence MDKQRDFVLRTIEERGVKFIRLWFTDVVGTLKSVALAPAEVEGAFSEGVGIDGSAIEGLTRAFEADVLAHPDPATFQILPWRGEVDPTARMFCDITTPDGQPAVADPRNVLKRALAKAADRGFTFYTHPEIEFYLLKSSKLKNGRPVPVDSAGYFDNVPGGTAHDFRRRSVRMLEDLGISVEFSHHEAGPGQNEIDLRYADALATADNIMTFRTVIKEVAIEQGVYATFMPKPFSEHPGSGMHTHVSLFEGDTNAFFDAGGQYQLSQIGRQFVAGVLRHAPEITAVTNQFVNSYKRLWGGDEAPSYVTWGHNNRSALVRVPLYKPGKGQSARIEYRGIDSAANPYLAYALLLAAGLKGIEEGYELPPEADADVFDMTSAERRALGYEALPSSLDRALLIMEESELVAETLGEQVFNYVLLNKRREWSGYRAQVTPFELEANLEAL; translated from the coding sequence GTGGACAAGCAGCGAGACTTCGTTCTGCGCACGATCGAGGAGCGCGGGGTGAAGTTCATCCGCCTGTGGTTCACCGATGTCGTCGGCACGCTCAAGTCGGTCGCACTCGCCCCCGCCGAGGTCGAGGGGGCCTTCTCCGAGGGCGTCGGGATCGACGGTTCCGCGATCGAGGGCCTCACCCGCGCGTTCGAGGCCGACGTGCTCGCCCACCCCGACCCCGCGACCTTCCAGATCCTGCCGTGGCGCGGCGAGGTCGACCCGACCGCGCGCATGTTCTGCGACATCACGACCCCCGACGGGCAGCCCGCCGTCGCCGACCCGCGCAACGTGCTCAAACGCGCGCTCGCGAAGGCGGCCGACCGCGGCTTCACCTTCTACACGCATCCGGAGATCGAGTTCTACCTGCTGAAGTCCAGCAAGCTCAAGAACGGCAGGCCGGTGCCCGTCGACTCGGCCGGCTACTTCGACAACGTGCCGGGCGGCACCGCCCACGACTTCCGCCGCCGGAGCGTGCGGATGCTGGAGGATCTCGGCATCTCGGTCGAGTTCAGCCACCACGAGGCGGGCCCCGGTCAGAACGAGATCGATCTGCGCTACGCGGACGCGCTCGCGACCGCCGACAACATCATGACCTTCCGCACCGTGATCAAGGAGGTGGCGATCGAGCAGGGCGTCTACGCGACGTTCATGCCGAAGCCGTTCTCGGAGCATCCCGGTTCCGGCATGCACACGCACGTCTCTCTGTTCGAGGGCGACACGAACGCCTTCTTCGACGCGGGCGGGCAGTACCAGCTCTCGCAGATCGGCCGTCAGTTCGTCGCGGGCGTGCTGCGCCACGCGCCGGAGATCACGGCCGTCACCAACCAGTTCGTGAACTCCTACAAGCGCCTGTGGGGCGGCGACGAGGCGCCCAGCTACGTGACCTGGGGGCACAACAACCGCTCCGCGCTCGTGCGCGTGCCGCTCTACAAGCCCGGCAAGGGGCAGAGCGCCCGCATCGAGTACCGCGGCATCGACTCGGCCGCCAACCCCTACCTCGCCTACGCTCTGCTGCTCGCGGCGGGCCTCAAGGGCATCGAGGAGGGCTACGAACTGCCCCCGGAGGCCGACGCCGACGTCTTCGACATGACGAGCGCCGAACGCCGCGCGCTCGGCTACGAGGCGCTGCCCTCGAGCCTCGACCGCGCGCTGCTCATCATGGAGGAGTCGGAGCTCGTCGCCGAGACCCTCGGCGAGCAGGTGTTCAACTACGTGCTGCTCAACAAGCGTCGCGAGTGGTCGGGCTACCGCGCGCAGGTGACGCCGTTCGAGCTGGAAGCGAACCTGGAGGCGCTCTGA